The Fictibacillus arsenicus genome contains a region encoding:
- a CDS encoding Type 1 glutamine amidotransferase-like domain-containing protein has protein sequence MKLLLTSAGVNNKSIHDALVDMLDKPIADSTALCIPTAMYGHPWVGPGVKTWEFISGKEENPMVNLGWKSVGVLELTALPSIDKDRWVPLVRETDVLLVAGGDALYLCHWMRQSGLADLLPSLRSVYVGMSAGSMVMAPNIGEFFVGWTPPNGGDKTLSLVDFAMFPHVDHEMLPYNTMAAAEKWAAGMQGPAYAIDDQTAIKVIDGAVEVVSEGHWKLFAQS, from the coding sequence ATGAAATTGCTGCTTACATCTGCAGGCGTTAATAACAAAAGCATACACGACGCGCTAGTTGATATGCTGGACAAACCGATCGCCGATTCCACCGCACTGTGCATCCCCACTGCGATGTACGGACATCCTTGGGTCGGACCAGGCGTGAAAACTTGGGAATTCATCAGCGGGAAAGAAGAGAATCCCATGGTTAATTTAGGATGGAAGTCTGTCGGCGTGCTGGAGCTCACTGCACTGCCAAGCATTGACAAAGATCGCTGGGTACCTTTGGTCCGGGAGACGGACGTCCTGCTGGTGGCGGGAGGCGACGCCCTCTACCTGTGCCACTGGATGCGGCAATCCGGGCTGGCAGACCTCTTGCCGTCGTTGCGTTCAGTCTATGTGGGAATGAGTGCTGGGAGCATGGTGATGGCACCTAACATCGGGGAATTCTTTGTTGGCTGGACTCCGCCCAACGGTGGTGATAAAACACTAAGCCTGGTCGATTTTGCAATGTTCCCCCATGTGGATCACGAGATGCTACCGTATAACACGATGGCTGCTGCAGAGAAATGGGCAGCTGGGATGCAGGGGCCGGCGTATGCAATTGATGATCAAACCGCCATCAAAGTGATTGATGGAGCGGTCGAAGTTGTATCCGAAGGGCATTGGAAACTGTTTGCGCAAAGTTAG